A single window of Treponema denticola ATCC 35405 DNA harbors:
- the asnS gene encoding asparagine--tRNA ligase, with protein sequence MIHLIKDILTSEPKGQAIDVYGWVRTKRETKNLVFIEINDGSCFASIQATFDRDTGLDNNTEALLKKAGTGVSVKVSGNLVPSPAAGQRVELQANNIHIFGDADQEKYPLQKKRHSMEFLRDIAHLRARTNTFGAVARIRSQMAYAIHTFFQERGFQYVHTPIITGSDCEGAGEMFHVTTFDIEETVKKALKEKKDPDSFKIDYSQDFFGKQANLTVSGQLEGETYATALSRIYTFGPTFRAENSNTSRHLAEFWMVEPEMSFFTIKENMELAEEFIVYLLKWALEKCKEDLEFFDSRIKKGLIEMLKNVVNTPFTRLTYTEAIAELEKHIDRFEFKPYWGCDLQSEHERFLTEEVYKGPVIVTNYPKEIKSFYMKLNEDGKTVRAMDVLVPGLGEIIGGSEREENLDILQGRIKELGLREEDYWWYLDLRRYGTVPHSGFGLGFERLLLYVTGMGNIRDVIPFPRAPKLAEF encoded by the coding sequence ATGATACATTTAATTAAAGATATTTTAACCTCCGAACCGAAAGGCCAAGCAATCGATGTTTACGGCTGGGTTCGTACAAAGCGGGAAACCAAGAATTTGGTTTTTATCGAGATCAATGACGGCTCTTGTTTTGCCTCCATTCAGGCAACCTTTGACAGGGATACAGGTCTCGATAATAATACTGAAGCTCTTTTAAAAAAGGCCGGTACCGGAGTTTCGGTAAAGGTATCGGGCAATCTCGTTCCCTCCCCTGCGGCAGGGCAAAGAGTTGAGCTTCAGGCTAATAATATCCATATCTTCGGTGATGCTGATCAGGAAAAATATCCTTTACAAAAAAAGCGTCATAGCATGGAATTTTTAAGGGACATAGCTCACTTGAGGGCTCGTACCAATACCTTTGGAGCTGTTGCCCGTATAAGAAGCCAGATGGCCTATGCAATCCACACCTTTTTTCAGGAAAGAGGTTTTCAATATGTGCATACGCCGATTATTACCGGCTCGGACTGCGAGGGTGCAGGCGAAATGTTCCATGTTACAACCTTTGATATAGAAGAAACCGTAAAAAAAGCTCTAAAAGAAAAAAAGGATCCCGATTCTTTTAAAATAGATTATTCTCAAGATTTTTTCGGCAAGCAGGCTAACTTGACCGTTTCAGGCCAGCTTGAAGGAGAAACCTATGCGACAGCCCTTTCGCGCATTTACACATTCGGCCCGACTTTTAGAGCGGAAAACTCGAACACAAGCCGACACCTTGCAGAATTTTGGATGGTTGAGCCCGAAATGTCCTTTTTTACCATAAAAGAAAACATGGAGCTGGCAGAAGAATTTATCGTCTATCTTTTAAAATGGGCCTTGGAAAAGTGCAAAGAGGATCTGGAATTTTTTGATTCAAGGATCAAAAAAGGGCTTATCGAGATGCTCAAAAATGTTGTAAACACGCCCTTTACTCGTCTTACTTACACGGAAGCTATAGCCGAACTTGAAAAGCACATTGACCGCTTTGAGTTTAAACCCTACTGGGGCTGCGACCTCCAGAGCGAGCATGAAAGGTTTTTGACCGAAGAAGTTTATAAGGGGCCGGTAATTGTTACAAACTATCCCAAGGAGATTAAGTCCTTTTATATGAAGTTAAACGAGGACGGAAAAACGGTGCGGGCGATGGATGTGCTTGTACCGGGATTGGGCGAAATAATCGGGGGCTCGGAAAGGGAAGAAAATCTTGATATTTTGCAGGGCAGGATTAAGGAATTGGGTTTAAGAGAAGAAGACTATTGGTGGTACCTTGACCTCCGCCGATACGGTACGGTTCCTCATTCGGGATTCGGGCTCGGGTTTGAGAGGCTTCTCCTCTATGTTACGGGTATGGGAAACATAAGGGATGTTATCCCCTTCCCCAGAGCACCGAAATTAGCCGAGTTCTAA
- a CDS encoding dihydroorotate dehydrogenase/oxidoreductase, FAD-binding — MRSKAEIIQKIKNAGLAAREGRSAPVLATVSGVLSTKPNLIRYCADELGFGLVTTKSFQVLPNPGNREPILCEPELGCFGNSVGLRNCGMEQAVKELKELRSSWKTDSILNVSLSASNPEDFISLLKGFEELADCFELNFSCPHASAGFGASIGCDPAIAAEYVKIIKKALPDCAVPIFVKLTPNVEDIGAIASAVIEAGADGITAINTVGPKVYIEPHSGKPILQNKLGGKGGMSGAWVFPRALECIGQIRKAVGEEIPIIGMGGVMTGAQAAELVRAGADIIGIGSACGMLEQDDLKPFFQNLASDALNCIRGKETDKTSSFLRKKRALEYEAKTIVKIEKESEDIIIITLNGKCKFEAGQFVFLWIPGAGEKPFSLAEADPISLIIKKRGPFTEALFELKAGDTIYMRGLYGKGIKPPKTENALLIAGGTGIAVLPALAKRLKKQGALVSTYVGTSEEIKKKEPNGIEKILIECGAYKKVADKGVIGRVLNQFQKDNIEGNTGLPIQGKAEKMGKQDFFTAYLVGPMIFMRRASEILLKLGVRKSQIFMSLEMNTMCGVGICGECSCGNILTCKKGTFVSLDQIDSVY, encoded by the coding sequence ATGAGAAGTAAGGCAGAAATAATACAAAAAATTAAAAATGCAGGGCTTGCCGCGAGGGAAGGAAGGTCTGCTCCTGTTCTTGCAACCGTGTCGGGTGTTCTTTCTACAAAGCCTAATTTGATAAGGTACTGTGCCGATGAGCTTGGCTTCGGCCTTGTAACCACAAAGAGCTTTCAGGTGCTGCCCAATCCGGGAAATAGAGAACCTATCCTTTGTGAACCCGAATTGGGCTGTTTCGGTAATTCCGTCGGTCTTCGTAACTGCGGAATGGAACAGGCCGTAAAAGAACTAAAAGAGCTCCGCTCCTCATGGAAAACCGATTCTATTTTAAATGTTTCCCTTTCGGCCTCAAACCCTGAAGATTTTATCAGCCTTTTAAAGGGCTTTGAAGAATTAGCCGACTGCTTTGAGCTTAACTTTTCATGTCCCCATGCTTCGGCCGGCTTCGGTGCTTCCATAGGCTGCGACCCTGCGATTGCCGCGGAATACGTAAAAATCATAAAAAAAGCTCTCCCCGATTGTGCCGTGCCGATTTTTGTAAAGCTTACCCCCAATGTAGAAGATATAGGAGCCATAGCTTCCGCCGTAATCGAAGCAGGCGCAGACGGCATAACGGCTATCAACACCGTAGGCCCCAAGGTTTACATTGAGCCCCATTCCGGAAAGCCCATCTTGCAAAATAAACTTGGCGGAAAGGGCGGCATGAGCGGTGCGTGGGTTTTCCCAAGGGCTTTGGAATGTATCGGGCAAATACGGAAGGCTGTAGGAGAAGAAATTCCTATAATCGGAATGGGAGGCGTTATGACGGGTGCTCAAGCTGCCGAACTCGTTAGGGCCGGTGCCGATATAATAGGTATAGGTTCTGCCTGCGGCATGCTTGAACAAGACGATTTAAAACCTTTTTTTCAAAACCTTGCCTCGGATGCTCTAAACTGTATACGCGGTAAAGAAACCGATAAAACTTCTTCCTTTTTACGTAAAAAAAGGGCCTTGGAATACGAAGCAAAGACCATAGTAAAAATCGAAAAAGAAAGTGAAGATATCATTATAATTACCCTAAACGGGAAATGTAAATTCGAAGCAGGGCAGTTTGTGTTTTTATGGATTCCCGGAGCCGGCGAAAAGCCTTTTTCCCTTGCGGAAGCCGATCCTATAAGCCTTATCATAAAAAAACGCGGCCCCTTTACGGAAGCTCTTTTTGAGCTAAAAGCAGGAGATACAATCTATATGCGGGGCCTTTACGGCAAAGGAATAAAACCTCCTAAAACTGAAAATGCTCTTTTAATTGCAGGCGGAACTGGTATTGCAGTCCTTCCTGCCCTTGCAAAACGCTTAAAAAAGCAAGGAGCCTTAGTCTCTACCTATGTGGGAACTTCCGAAGAAATTAAAAAAAAGGAGCCCAACGGTATCGAAAAAATTCTTATTGAATGCGGCGCCTATAAAAAGGTTGCCGACAAGGGTGTTATCGGCAGGGTGCTAAACCAATTCCAAAAAGACAATATTGAAGGAAATACCGGCCTCCCGATTCAGGGAAAAGCCGAAAAGATGGGCAAGCAGGACTTTTTTACGGCCTATCTGGTAGGGCCTATGATTTTTATGCGCAGGGCTTCCGAAATTCTTTTAAAATTGGGAGTCCGCAAATCTCAGATTTTTATGTCATTAGAGATGAACACGATGTGCGGGGTTGGTATTTGCGGAGAATGTTCTTGCGGAAATATCTTGACCTGCAAAAAGGGGACATTTGTCAGTCTTGATCAAATTGACTCCGTTTATTAG
- a CDS encoding ABC transporter permease subunit gives MLRGDLGRSTKYGDKVIDMVGSRIPISLRFGLISLILTYSVCIPLGMSKALKHKTVSDNISSFIIIITYALPSYVVAIIILTVFSFRLNIFPSGGLYSRNYAELSFFGKLGDNFMHMFLPMVAYTLGSFATLTIATKNYLMENMASDYVKTAVAKGRTFRDALWKHAFRNSMIPVAAGLGGILGIFFAGAFLIEKIFNINGMGFLGFKALEERDYAIVLGTLVITSLVSMVSNILSDFIVSLVDPRIKLGK, from the coding sequence GTGCTTAGAGGTGACTTAGGCCGTTCAACCAAATACGGTGATAAGGTCATAGATATGGTCGGATCCCGTATCCCTATTTCGTTGCGTTTCGGTCTTATCTCGCTGATATTAACCTATTCCGTTTGTATTCCCTTGGGTATGTCCAAGGCCCTTAAGCATAAAACCGTATCGGATAACATTTCATCATTTATTATAATAATAACCTATGCCTTACCGAGCTATGTTGTAGCTATTATTATCCTTACCGTATTTTCTTTTAGGCTCAATATCTTCCCTTCAGGCGGTTTGTATTCCAGAAACTATGCAGAACTTTCGTTTTTCGGTAAGCTCGGTGATAATTTTATGCACATGTTCCTGCCTATGGTCGCCTATACCTTGGGAAGCTTTGCGACTCTTACAATAGCCACCAAAAACTATCTCATGGAAAATATGGCCTCGGACTATGTTAAGACAGCCGTTGCAAAGGGTAGAACCTTTAGGGATGCTCTTTGGAAACATGCTTTTAGAAACAGTATGATTCCTGTAGCTGCAGGACTCGGCGGTATATTGGGTATCTTCTTTGCAGGTGCCTTCCTTATCGAGAAGATATTTAATATAAACGGCATGGGCTTTTTAGGTTTTAAGGCCTTGGAAGAAAGAGATTATGCTATTGTTTTAGGAACCCTTGTTATAACTTCTCTTGTTTCAATGGTTTCAAACATATTAAGCGATTTTATAGTATCACTTGTTGATCCGCGAATTAAACTTGGAAAGTAA
- a CDS encoding ABC transporter permease subunit, which yields MNKADTNKDFLAKLKASWRLFRERTAFSPLTKMRLHRFKQIKRARISLIFILVTYILSLFAELFINNRPILMKIDGKLYFPTYSKVLYARDFGLQLHHELEIDYRAIKSVLKETGRGWLIMPPVPYNPYETDSTAAPLSLSNLNCPVMGIGLDKSGEMPSDDAAEYRWIDVSEIEGIKISQDEDGTKRYIWVKFTENPEKARLSDFASIKRKYLGIAWNKKSSIESEDPKDYTWYKIGSEKGLAQPDGKYTWIRFAKGRSGEMYPPLAPSFKTKHFLGTDSIGRDILARLIYAYRICMSFSLLFVFITYLIGITIGILMGYIGGLFDTLFQRFIEIWEQIPFLYIVMILGSIFHLSFGWLLLVYLVFGWSGKTWTARAMTYRERERDYVLAAKSMGASTMRIVMLHILPNIIVIVVTALPFAISGGISSLTGLDYLGYGLRPPTPSWGELLSMGTSMYKDAPWILSSTVTAFVFVLILITFIGEGLREAFDPKRYTVYK from the coding sequence ATGAATAAGGCAGATACAAACAAAGATTTTTTGGCTAAATTAAAAGCTTCGTGGAGATTGTTTAGAGAAAGAACGGCTTTTAGCCCCCTTACAAAAATGCGCTTGCACAGGTTCAAGCAGATCAAACGTGCAAGAATTTCTCTTATATTTATTTTGGTAACTTACATTCTTTCACTTTTTGCAGAGCTTTTTATAAATAACCGCCCTATATTGATGAAAATCGACGGAAAATTATACTTTCCTACATATTCAAAGGTTCTTTATGCAAGAGATTTCGGTTTACAGCTTCATCATGAATTGGAAATCGATTATAGGGCTATCAAATCTGTTTTAAAAGAAACGGGACGCGGATGGCTCATAATGCCCCCTGTTCCTTATAATCCCTATGAAACGGACTCAACCGCAGCTCCCCTGTCTTTAAGCAACCTTAACTGTCCCGTTATGGGCATAGGCTTAGACAAATCGGGCGAAATGCCTTCGGATGATGCTGCCGAATATAGGTGGATTGACGTATCCGAAATTGAAGGTATTAAAATTTCTCAAGACGAAGACGGAACAAAAAGATATATTTGGGTTAAATTTACCGAAAATCCCGAAAAAGCCCGTCTTTCGGACTTTGCCTCAATTAAAAGAAAGTATCTCGGTATTGCTTGGAATAAAAAGTCTTCGATTGAATCTGAAGATCCTAAAGATTATACATGGTACAAAATAGGCAGTGAAAAGGGACTAGCCCAGCCCGACGGCAAATATACGTGGATTAGGTTTGCTAAGGGCCGAAGCGGTGAAATGTATCCTCCCCTTGCTCCTTCTTTTAAGACCAAACACTTTTTAGGTACGGATAGTATCGGAAGGGATATTTTGGCCCGTTTGATCTATGCCTACCGAATATGTATGTCCTTCTCTCTATTGTTTGTATTTATTACATACTTAATAGGTATTACAATCGGTATTTTGATGGGTTATATTGGAGGACTGTTTGATACCCTTTTTCAAAGGTTTATCGAAATATGGGAACAAATACCCTTCTTATACATAGTTATGATTCTAGGTTCGATTTTCCACCTTTCATTCGGCTGGCTCTTGTTGGTCTATCTGGTATTCGGCTGGTCGGGTAAAACATGGACTGCCCGTGCCATGACCTATCGTGAAAGAGAAAGAGATTATGTACTGGCCGCTAAATCAATGGGTGCAAGCACCATGCGTATAGTTATGCTCCATATTTTGCCTAATATCATAGTTATAGTTGTTACGGCTCTGCCCTTTGCAATATCGGGCGGTATTTCTTCATTAACCGGTCTGGATTATCTGGGATACGGTTTACGTCCGCCTACACCGAGCTGGGGAGAATTGTTGAGTATGGGAACTTCTATGTATAAGGATGCTCCTTGGATTTTGAGCTCAACCGTTACGGCCTTTGTTTTTGTTCTTATATTGATTACGTTTATAGGCGAAGGTTTACGAGAAGCCTTTGATCCTAAGCGCTATACCGTTTATAAATAG
- a CDS encoding extracellular solute-binding protein: protein MKRFVKIGTILVALAIVLSSCSKEGDLAKLGPSARYEHLIAEEAKKLPDFSVKVIEDKNLKVEGLPEEVVWLTANMPDFGSPQTKKGGTLHLNESQFAENYRFIGPQGNHSQRDYMFSSSALMWGSDETKEWYPVFCSHWAFGADNQTVYYKLREEIKWSDGTPCTADDYVWAWQMWNDPLLDAPFYNKYGAKFEVKKINDYCLAIKWLESDKLTKYELIDNTNFVAYNKKFFNNGQLYKNWHVDFNWKYSPTTRPYVLDEEKTVKGELLVFKRVKDWWGDSLPYFKNMANFDYIEIKTITGGTDVEKEYFYKGELDLFGLTRAKEWNDAATQPNITNGYIDRWIGNFTPTQGTQGWFMNVTSDFFKDKRVRTAMYYAFDIQGMIDNILQGEYKRYHNIGIGQEWAGYNFNDNTIRKPDFDPVKAGELLAEAGYDKLGSDGIRVNKEGKRASFELLYGGATSNEQFAYLKEQAKKAGVEIVLNLMEQGWIPKVFAKDYDMVSLRWSYNYQPRQWQYYSKENAEKADTNNIWGYWSDEMEALLAIESDDSVPISEKAENNKKIERLVHEEALVIPNYYTDFYRTAAWKWIKFPAWGNMRFVKGLIGEEFYSYAWFDADVKEEVEKARAEGKSFEPKIWKPSTRYVE from the coding sequence ATGAAAAGATTTGTAAAGATTGGAACTATTTTAGTTGCACTTGCTATTGTTCTTTCAAGCTGCTCCAAAGAAGGCGACTTGGCAAAATTGGGTCCTTCTGCCCGATATGAACACCTAATAGCTGAAGAAGCTAAAAAACTTCCCGATTTTAGCGTTAAGGTTATTGAAGACAAAAACCTTAAAGTTGAAGGTCTGCCCGAAGAGGTAGTTTGGCTTACTGCAAATATGCCCGACTTCGGCTCACCGCAGACAAAGAAGGGCGGTACTCTGCACCTTAATGAATCCCAGTTTGCCGAAAACTACCGCTTTATCGGCCCTCAGGGTAACCACTCTCAACGAGACTATATGTTTAGTTCTTCAGCTCTAATGTGGGGTTCTGATGAGACAAAAGAATGGTACCCCGTTTTCTGTTCTCACTGGGCATTCGGTGCCGATAATCAGACCGTTTACTACAAGTTACGCGAAGAAATCAAGTGGTCTGACGGAACACCATGTACAGCCGATGACTATGTATGGGCTTGGCAGATGTGGAATGACCCCCTTTTAGATGCTCCTTTCTACAATAAGTACGGTGCCAAATTCGAAGTTAAGAAGATCAACGATTATTGTCTTGCAATAAAGTGGCTTGAATCCGATAAGCTTACAAAATACGAACTTATCGATAATACCAACTTTGTAGCCTACAACAAAAAATTCTTCAATAACGGACAGCTTTATAAAAACTGGCATGTCGACTTTAACTGGAAATATTCTCCCACAACCCGCCCCTATGTTTTGGATGAAGAAAAAACCGTTAAGGGCGAACTTCTTGTATTTAAGAGGGTAAAGGACTGGTGGGGTGATTCTCTTCCATATTTTAAAAACATGGCTAACTTTGATTATATCGAAATCAAGACCATCACAGGCGGTACCGATGTAGAAAAAGAATATTTCTACAAGGGCGAACTTGACCTCTTCGGTTTGACACGTGCTAAGGAATGGAACGATGCTGCAACACAGCCCAACATAACAAACGGCTATATCGACCGCTGGATCGGAAACTTTACTCCGACACAGGGAACCCAAGGCTGGTTTATGAATGTTACAAGCGACTTCTTTAAAGATAAGAGGGTTAGAACAGCCATGTACTATGCTTTTGACATTCAAGGTATGATCGATAATATCTTGCAGGGCGAATATAAACGATATCACAATATCGGTATCGGACAAGAATGGGCAGGATACAATTTTAACGACAATACAATCCGCAAGCCCGACTTTGATCCCGTAAAAGCCGGTGAACTCCTCGCAGAAGCAGGCTATGATAAGCTCGGAAGCGACGGTATCCGTGTAAACAAAGAAGGCAAAAGAGCCAGCTTTGAACTCTTATACGGCGGTGCTACATCAAATGAGCAGTTTGCTTATCTCAAAGAGCAGGCTAAAAAAGCCGGTGTCGAGATCGTCCTAAATCTTATGGAACAGGGATGGATACCCAAGGTATTTGCAAAAGACTATGACATGGTTTCTTTAAGATGGTCTTATAACTATCAGCCCAGACAGTGGCAGTACTATTCAAAAGAAAATGCCGAAAAAGCCGATACCAATAATATTTGGGGATATTGGAGTGATGAAATGGAAGCCTTGCTTGCTATTGAAAGCGATGACAGTGTTCCTATTTCGGAAAAGGCCGAAAACAATAAAAAGATTGAACGCCTTGTTCACGAAGAAGCTCTTGTAATCCCGAACTATTACACAGACTTTTATAGAACAGCTGCATGGAAGTGGATTAAGTTCCCTGCATGGGGTAACATGAGATTCGTTAAGGGTTTAATCGGTGAAGAATTCTACAGCTATGCTTGGTTTGATGCTGATGTTAAAGAAGAGGTTGAAAAGGCCCGTGCCGAAGGCAAGTCTTTTGAGCCGAAAATCTGGAAACCCAGTACAAGATATGTTGAATAA
- a CDS encoding ABC transporter ATP-binding protein: MSDELLRVEDLSAGFVTDAGYVEVLDRINFSIKAGQTISLVGESGCGKSVTASSIMRILPHPYGEIRKGRILFEGRNLLDLPIEEMYQIRGSSIAMIFQEPMTALNPVHMVKKQVGEVLELHRPDITKEEMPAHILKYLKDVEIPSAEQRLNNYPFQLSGGMRQRVMIAMALAGHPKLLIADEPTTALDVTVQAQILALIKELQRKNNMGVIYITHDMGVVAEVSDHVAVMYAGQIVETGPVETIFKNPRHPYTRGLIASMPKLDSKPKTRLPYIEGSVPAPRAYPATCRFAERCSYATDYCRANNPVLEEFETDHVIRCFRAREI, from the coding sequence ATGAGTGATGAGCTTCTTAGAGTTGAAGACCTTTCTGCCGGATTTGTTACTGATGCCGGATATGTTGAGGTTTTGGATAGGATAAATTTTAGTATAAAAGCCGGTCAGACGATTTCCTTGGTAGGAGAGTCCGGCTGCGGTAAGAGTGTTACTGCATCTTCTATAATGAGAATTTTACCGCATCCTTACGGTGAAATAAGGAAAGGTAGGATATTATTTGAAGGCCGTAATTTGCTTGATTTGCCTATCGAAGAAATGTATCAGATTCGTGGTTCTTCAATTGCTATGATATTCCAAGAACCTATGACGGCTTTAAATCCCGTTCACATGGTCAAAAAGCAGGTTGGCGAAGTTTTGGAACTTCATAGACCCGATATTACGAAAGAAGAAATGCCGGCTCATATTCTTAAATACTTAAAGGATGTTGAAATTCCTTCTGCCGAACAGCGTCTTAATAACTATCCTTTTCAGTTATCCGGAGGAATGAGACAGAGGGTTATGATCGCCATGGCTCTGGCAGGTCATCCTAAACTTCTTATCGCAGATGAGCCGACCACAGCTTTGGACGTAACCGTTCAAGCTCAAATTTTGGCCCTAATAAAGGAATTACAGCGAAAAAACAATATGGGCGTTATTTATATTACCCACGATATGGGTGTTGTTGCCGAAGTAAGCGACCATGTTGCCGTTATGTATGCAGGTCAAATCGTTGAAACAGGACCTGTAGAGACTATATTCAAAAATCCGAGGCATCCTTATACAAGGGGCTTAATAGCTTCCATGCCTAAGTTGGATTCAAAGCCTAAGACCCGTCTTCCCTATATTGAAGGAAGCGTTCCGGCTCCTCGTGCATATCCCGCTACTTGCCGTTTTGCAGAGCGCTGCAGTTATGCTACCGATTATTGCAGAGCCAATAATCCGGTTCTTGAAGAATTTGAAACGGATCATGTAATCCGATGTTTTAGAGCGAGGGAAATATAA
- a CDS encoding ABC transporter ATP-binding protein → MSKEPIFEVENLVQEFSQGRYSKAVVHALNGVSLSVYEGETLGLVGETGCGKSTLCRAMMRLYKPTSGVIKYRGRDITYLKERKLKDVRSDVQMIFQDPAESMNSRMNVGYVIEEPLIIQTKMTADERKAKVLQLLKDVGLPEDAYYRYPHEFSGGQRQRIAIARALAVDPKIVVCDEPVSALDVSVQSQVLNLLLDMQETRKLTVIFISHGLNVVRHMSDRIAVMYLGSIMELATSSVIYSDPVHPYTQALIAAIPDTDPSKRQKRIPFTGEIPSPINLPSGCPFHLNCTKKIDKCSVEKPVLRDIGDGHMCACHLV, encoded by the coding sequence ATGAGCAAAGAACCTATTTTTGAAGTTGAAAATTTAGTACAGGAGTTTTCGCAGGGCAGGTACAGCAAGGCTGTAGTTCATGCCTTAAACGGTGTAAGCCTTTCGGTTTATGAAGGCGAAACTCTCGGTTTGGTAGGAGAGACTGGCTGCGGTAAAAGTACTCTTTGCCGTGCTATGATGCGTCTTTATAAACCTACTTCCGGCGTAATAAAATATAGGGGAAGGGATATTACCTACCTCAAAGAACGAAAATTAAAAGACGTACGCAGTGATGTTCAGATGATATTCCAAGATCCTGCAGAGTCAATGAATTCCCGTATGAACGTAGGCTACGTAATCGAAGAGCCTCTAATTATACAGACAAAGATGACTGCCGATGAGCGCAAGGCAAAGGTTTTGCAGCTTTTAAAGGACGTAGGTCTTCCTGAAGATGCCTACTATAGATATCCGCATGAATTTTCAGGCGGACAAAGACAGAGAATAGCTATTGCCCGCGCCTTGGCTGTAGATCCCAAAATCGTAGTCTGCGATGAACCTGTAAGTGCTTTGGACGTTTCCGTTCAGTCGCAGGTTTTAAACCTTCTGCTCGATATGCAGGAAACAAGAAAGCTGACTGTTATTTTTATTTCTCACGGCTTAAACGTTGTTAGGCACATGTCCGACAGAATTGCAGTTATGTACTTGGGTTCCATTATGGAGCTTGCTACATCTTCTGTCATATACTCCGATCCTGTCCATCCGTATACTCAGGCCCTTATCGCCGCTATACCGGATACGGATCCGTCAAAGAGACAAAAACGAATTCCCTTTACCGGTGAAATTCCTTCACCGATCAACCTGCCTTCAGGCTGCCCATTCCATCTAAACTGTACAAAGAAGATAGATAAATGCTCTGTTGAGAAGCCTGTTCTTAGGGACATCGGTGACGGACACATGTGTGCATGTCATCTTGTTTAA